Proteins encoded together in one Carya illinoinensis cultivar Pawnee chromosome 3, C.illinoinensisPawnee_v1, whole genome shotgun sequence window:
- the LOC122303740 gene encoding protein DOG1-like 4: MSALPNSYTFLAHAITNDTYEREGFSKFFDSWLSEQDQYLQELISVSKRYNQNADPNSTTTSTAESSTHDQVHDQVVHEPVLCPLINRVIQHYEHYYGAKSTWAKQDVLAILSPSWLSSLEDAFSWIGGWRPSMAFHLLYSKSGLQLEEHLADLIRGLGTGDLGDLSPSQLNLVDALQRRTLMEERELTEGLAKHQETVADSSMVELSHEVTELLREREAGGDGTRLDEDRVDSALAPKEEGLADILQTADDLRLRTLKGILDVLTPIQAVHFLIAAAGLQLRLHNWGKERDEKARQHHGSNGSDDHPHS; this comes from the coding sequence ATGTCCGCACTCCCAAATAGTTATACATTCCTTGCACATGCCATCACGAATGACACTTACGAGCGCGAGGGCTTCAGCAAGTTCTTCGATTCCTGGCTTTCCGAACAAGACCAATACCTCCAGGAACTCATCTCTGTTTCCAAGAGATACAACCAAAACGCCGACCCCAACAGTACCACCACCTCCACAGCCGAGTCGTCGACTCATGACCAGGTTCATGACCAGGTTGTGCACGAGCCTGTCCTGTGCCCACTCATCAACCGAGTCATTCAGCATTACGAACATTACTATGGAGCCAAGTCGACGTGGGCCAAGCAGGACGTGCTCGCCATATTGTCTCCCTCTTGGCTGAGCTCGCTCGAGGACGCGTTCTCTTGGATAGGCGGGTGGCGACCCAGTATGGCTTTTCATTTGCTCTACTCCAAGTCCGGGTTGCAACTAGAGGAACATCTCGCTGATTTGATCCGCGGGCTTGGTACGGGAGATTTGGGAGATCTCTCGCCGAGTCAACTCAACCTGGTGGATGCGTTGCAAAGGAGGACGCTAATGGAGGAGAGGGAGCTTACGGAGGGGTTGGCAAAGCATCAGGAAACGGTGGCCGACTCTTCGATGGTGGAGTTGTCGCACGAGGTGACGGAGTTGTTGAGGGAAAGGGAGGCGGGCGGGGATGGTACTAGACTCGACGAGGACCGAGTCGACTCGGCTCTGGCACCGAAGGAGGAGGGATTGGCGGACATCTTGCAGACAGCAGATGATCTACGGCTGAGAACTCTGAAAGGAATCCTTGACGTTTTGACTCCAATCCAGGCCGTCCATTTCTTGATCGCTGCTGCTGGCTTGCAACTGAGGCTTCATAATTGGGGGAAGGAGAGGGACGAAAAGGCTAGGCAACACCATGGGAGTAATGGGAGTGATGATCACCCACATTCATGA